One Paenarthrobacter aurescens TC1 DNA window includes the following coding sequences:
- a CDS encoding putative uricase (urate oxidase) (identified by match to protein family HMM PF01014), which translates to MTMSNNIVLGENQYGKAEVRVVKVTRDTDRHHIEDLNVTSQLRGDFQAAHLEGDNGHVVATDTQKNTVYAFAREGIGSPESFLLRLADHFTGGFDWVTGGRWEAEAYSWDRIQAHGEGHDHSFVRNGQEVRTAVVVRDGATTHLISGLKDLTVLKTTQSGFVGYPRDKYTTLPETTDRILATDVSARWRYNTNLDFAGTDFNKSYEDIKALLLEGFTENYSHALQQTLFDMGKKVLEAHSEVDEIKFSMPNKHHFLVDLSPFGLDNPNEVFFAADRPYGLIEATVQRENIEAAPVAWSGIAGFC; encoded by the coding sequence ATGACCATGAGCAACAACATCGTCCTCGGCGAAAACCAGTACGGCAAAGCAGAAGTCCGCGTCGTCAAGGTCACCCGGGATACTGACCGCCACCACATCGAAGACTTGAACGTCACCTCACAGCTGCGCGGCGACTTCCAGGCGGCCCACCTCGAAGGCGACAACGGACACGTCGTTGCCACCGACACTCAGAAGAACACGGTCTACGCCTTTGCCCGTGAAGGCATCGGCTCACCCGAGTCCTTCCTGCTTCGCCTCGCAGACCACTTCACTGGCGGATTCGACTGGGTCACCGGCGGCCGCTGGGAAGCCGAAGCCTACAGCTGGGATCGCATCCAGGCCCACGGCGAGGGACACGACCACAGCTTCGTCCGCAACGGACAAGAGGTGCGTACCGCCGTCGTCGTCCGTGATGGCGCAACCACACACCTCATCAGCGGCCTCAAGGACCTGACCGTCCTGAAGACCACGCAGTCCGGTTTTGTCGGCTACCCGCGCGACAAGTACACAACCCTGCCGGAGACCACCGACCGCATCCTGGCCACCGACGTATCCGCCCGCTGGCGCTACAACACCAACTTGGACTTCGCCGGCACGGACTTCAACAAGAGCTACGAGGACATCAAGGCACTCCTGCTTGAAGGCTTCACCGAGAACTACTCCCACGCACTGCAGCAGACGCTGTTCGACATGGGCAAGAAGGTCCTGGAAGCTCACAGCGAAGTGGACGAGATCAAGTTCTCCATGCCCAACAAGCACCACTTCCTGGTTGACCTGAGCCCGTTCGGCCTGGACAACCCCAACGAGGTCTTCTTCGCCGCGGATCGCCCGTACGGCCTCATCGAAGCAACCGTCCAGCGCGAGAACATCGAGGCTGCACCGGTGGCATGGAGCGGCATCGCCGGCTTCTGCTAA
- the ncs2 gene encoding uracil-xanthine permease (identified by match to protein family HMM PF00860; match to protein family HMM TIGR00801), producing the protein MNIKKKSRSANTTASQTNKPERPEDKRLSIGSTFAYGFQHVLTMYGGIIAPPLIIGAAAGMSSQDIGLLIAACLFVGGLATILQTVGIPWFGSQLPLVQGVSFAGVSTMVAIVQGGGGIQAVFGSVIVASLIGLAITPLFSKIIKFFPPVVTGTVITTIGLTLMPVAANWAMGGNAKADNYGSMANIGLAAATMGVVLLLSKVGNAAISRLSILLAMVIGTIIAFIAGMADFSKVGQGDIVAFPTPFAFGAPTFEIAAIISMLIVILVTLTETSADIIAVGEIVDTKVDSRRIGDGLRADMLSSAISPLFNSFTQSAFAQNVGLVAITGIKSRFVVSAGGLILVVLGLLPILGRVVAAVPTPVLGGAGVVLFGTVAASGIRTLAKVEYKNNMNLIIVAASIGFGMIPIAAPSFYDEFPSWFSTIFHSGISSAAVMAILLNILFNHFKAGNSDNQSVFVAGTDRIVSEEDIKCLSEGDRFENGKLIDADGKEVPLKASSASEH; encoded by the coding sequence ATGAACATCAAGAAGAAATCCCGCTCTGCGAATACCACCGCTTCGCAGACGAACAAGCCGGAACGGCCCGAGGACAAGCGACTCTCCATCGGAAGCACCTTCGCCTACGGCTTCCAGCACGTCCTCACCATGTACGGCGGAATCATTGCGCCCCCGCTGATCATCGGTGCCGCTGCAGGCATGTCCTCGCAGGACATCGGCCTCCTCATCGCCGCTTGTTTGTTCGTGGGCGGCCTGGCCACCATCCTTCAGACGGTGGGCATCCCGTGGTTCGGCTCGCAGTTGCCGCTGGTTCAGGGAGTTTCCTTCGCCGGTGTCTCCACCATGGTGGCAATCGTCCAAGGTGGCGGCGGGATCCAGGCGGTGTTCGGCTCCGTGATCGTGGCCTCGCTGATTGGCCTGGCGATCACTCCCCTGTTCTCCAAGATCATCAAGTTCTTCCCGCCTGTGGTCACCGGCACGGTGATCACCACCATCGGCCTCACGCTGATGCCGGTGGCGGCCAACTGGGCCATGGGCGGCAACGCCAAGGCTGACAACTACGGCAGCATGGCCAACATCGGCCTCGCAGCAGCCACCATGGGCGTGGTCCTTCTCCTCAGCAAGGTTGGCAACGCCGCCATTTCCCGACTCTCCATCCTGCTGGCCATGGTCATCGGTACCATCATCGCTTTCATCGCCGGCATGGCTGACTTCTCCAAGGTGGGCCAGGGTGACATCGTCGCTTTCCCCACGCCCTTCGCTTTCGGCGCTCCCACCTTTGAAATCGCTGCCATCATCTCCATGCTCATTGTCATCCTGGTGACCTTGACCGAAACCTCGGCCGACATCATCGCAGTAGGCGAGATCGTGGACACCAAGGTTGACTCCCGCCGCATCGGCGACGGCCTCCGCGCCGACATGCTCTCCAGCGCCATCTCCCCGTTGTTCAACTCTTTCACCCAGAGTGCCTTCGCACAGAATGTTGGACTCGTTGCCATCACGGGCATCAAGAGCCGCTTCGTTGTCAGCGCCGGCGGCCTCATCCTGGTGGTCCTGGGCCTCCTGCCGATCCTGGGCCGTGTAGTCGCAGCGGTTCCGACGCCCGTCCTGGGCGGCGCCGGCGTCGTGCTTTTCGGTACGGTGGCAGCCAGCGGTATCCGCACCCTGGCCAAGGTGGAGTACAAGAACAACATGAACCTGATCATCGTGGCGGCCTCAATCGGATTCGGCATGATCCCCATCGCGGCACCTTCCTTCTACGACGAGTTCCCGTCCTGGTTCTCCACGATCTTCCACTCGGGCATCAGCTCGGCTGCCGTCATGGCCATCCTGCTGAACATCCTCTTCAACCACTTCAAGGCCGGCAACTCGGACAACCAGTCGGTGTTCGTGGCGGGCACTGACCGGATTGTCAGCGAAGAGGACATCAAGTGCCTCAGCGAGGGCGACCGCTTTGAGAACGGCAAGCTGATCGACGCCGACGGCAAGGAAGTCCCACTCAAGGCATCCAGCGCGTCAGAGCACTAG
- the iclR gene encoding transcriptional regulator for glyoxylate bypass, IclR family (identified by match to protein family HMM PF01614), with product MAEKASGGVQSVERVFELLELITDAGGDVTLSELSSSTDLPLPTIHRLLRTLVSLGYIRQLPNRRYALGPRLIRLGEGASKQLGAVARPQLKTLVERLGETSNMAVLDSDMVIYVAQVPSMHSMRMFTEVGRRAHTHDTGVGKAILAQLDDEVVRGIVARTGMPTPTAKSIGDIDSLLADLKLIRERGYSIDEEEQELGVRCFAMAVPNAPTPTAISVSGPITRVDQSFADRAVPMLREAAMAISAELNQN from the coding sequence ATGGCTGAAAAAGCCTCCGGAGGCGTGCAGTCCGTTGAGCGCGTCTTTGAACTGCTGGAACTGATCACGGACGCAGGCGGCGACGTCACCCTGAGCGAACTTTCGTCGTCCACGGACCTCCCCCTGCCCACCATCCACCGCCTGCTCCGCACGTTGGTGTCCCTCGGCTACATCCGTCAGCTGCCCAACCGCCGCTACGCTTTGGGCCCTCGGCTCATCCGCCTGGGTGAAGGCGCCAGCAAGCAGCTCGGAGCCGTGGCCCGGCCGCAGCTGAAGACCCTCGTGGAGCGCCTCGGCGAGACCTCCAACATGGCCGTCCTCGACTCGGACATGGTCATCTACGTGGCCCAGGTCCCGTCCATGCACTCCATGCGCATGTTTACCGAGGTTGGGCGCCGCGCCCACACGCACGACACTGGAGTCGGAAAAGCCATCCTCGCCCAGCTGGATGACGAAGTTGTCCGCGGCATCGTGGCCCGCACAGGCATGCCCACTCCCACGGCCAAGAGCATCGGCGACATCGACTCCCTCCTGGCAGATCTCAAGCTCATCCGCGAACGTGGCTACTCCATTGACGAGGAAGAGCAGGAGCTCGGCGTCCGCTGCTTCGCCATGGCCGTGCCTAACGCGCCCACGCCCACCGCGATCTCCGTGTCCGGACCGATCACCCGCGTTGACCAGAGCTTCGCTGACCGCGCCGTGCCCATGCTGCGCGAGGCTGCCATGGCGATCTCCGCGGAGCTCAACCAAAACTAA
- a CDS encoding NAD-dependent malic enzyme (identified by match to protein family HMM PF00390; match to protein family HMM PF01842; match to protein family HMM PF03949) has product MANPSPGNSITLRVAAPSSFTATSELAAAVGAAGAAITALDVTESHHETIVVDVTCNTTDDDHAGRVKDALNALDGVTVQHVSDRTFLMHLGGKLEVVPKVALRNRDDLSRAYTPGVARVCMAIAEDPAAARNLTVKRNTIAVLTDGSAVLGLGNIGPAAALPVMEGKAALFKQFANVDAWPVCLDTQDTEEIIMIAKAMAPVYGGINLEDIAAPRCFEIENRLREELDIPVFHDDQHGTAIVTLAALVNALRVVDKKLSEVKIVVSGVGAAGSAIIQLLKAQGAQHIIAAGRSGAIHSGEEYNDEHRSWIAANTNQEGFSGTLHDALKGADVFIGVSAPHVIGEEQVASMAEDAIVFAMANPTPEIDPVVASKHAAVVATGRSDFPNQINNVLAFPGFFRGLLDAGASDITPNMLVAAAEAIANRVADDELNASYIIPSVFDPHVAADVATAVANAAHANAASAL; this is encoded by the coding sequence ATGGCGAATCCGAGCCCCGGAAACTCGATCACCCTGCGCGTCGCCGCACCGTCGAGCTTCACAGCTACCAGTGAACTGGCAGCAGCCGTCGGCGCAGCCGGTGCAGCGATCACCGCACTGGACGTCACGGAATCCCACCACGAGACGATCGTTGTTGACGTCACCTGCAACACCACGGACGACGACCACGCAGGCCGCGTGAAGGATGCCCTGAACGCCCTCGACGGCGTCACCGTCCAGCACGTCTCGGACCGCACCTTCCTCATGCACCTCGGTGGCAAGCTCGAAGTCGTCCCCAAAGTAGCCCTGCGCAACCGCGACGACCTCTCTCGTGCCTACACTCCCGGCGTCGCCCGCGTCTGCATGGCCATCGCTGAGGACCCGGCCGCAGCCCGCAACCTCACGGTCAAGCGCAACACCATCGCCGTCCTCACCGACGGTTCGGCCGTCTTGGGCCTGGGCAACATCGGCCCCGCCGCTGCCCTTCCCGTGATGGAAGGCAAGGCAGCGCTCTTCAAGCAGTTCGCCAACGTTGACGCCTGGCCCGTCTGCCTGGACACCCAGGACACCGAAGAAATCATCATGATCGCCAAGGCCATGGCCCCCGTTTACGGTGGCATCAACCTCGAAGACATCGCCGCACCGCGCTGCTTCGAAATCGAGAACCGCCTCCGCGAAGAACTCGACATCCCGGTGTTCCACGATGACCAGCACGGCACCGCGATCGTCACCCTCGCCGCCTTGGTCAACGCCCTCCGTGTTGTAGACAAGAAGCTGTCCGAGGTCAAGATCGTGGTTTCGGGCGTCGGCGCTGCCGGCTCGGCCATCATCCAGCTCCTCAAGGCCCAGGGCGCGCAGCACATCATCGCCGCGGGCCGCTCCGGCGCCATCCACTCCGGCGAGGAATACAACGACGAGCACCGCAGCTGGATCGCCGCGAACACCAACCAAGAAGGCTTCTCCGGAACCCTGCACGATGCCCTCAAGGGAGCGGACGTCTTCATCGGCGTCAGCGCCCCGCACGTGATCGGCGAAGAGCAGGTCGCTTCGATGGCCGAGGACGCGATTGTGTTCGCCATGGCCAACCCGACGCCTGAAATCGACCCCGTTGTCGCGTCCAAGCACGCAGCCGTGGTTGCTACCGGCCGCAGCGACTTCCCGAACCAGATCAACAATGTGCTGGCCTTCCCCGGCTTCTTCCGGGGCCTGTTGGACGCTGGGGCCTCGGACATCACGCCGAACATGCTGGTGGCCGCTGCCGAGGCAATTGCCAACCGGGTAGCTGACGATGAGCTCAACGCGAGTTACATTATCCCCAGCGTCTTCGATCCCCATGTTGCCGCCGATGTGGCCACCGCCGTAGCCAACGCTGCGCACGCCAACGCCGCCAGCGCACTCTAG
- the aceB gene encoding malate synthase A (identified by match to protein family HMM PF01274; match to protein family HMM TIGR01344) → MAITVTDPRPIDRAEEILTPKALAFIEELHKRFAGTRNELLEARQVKRQKVADTSRLDFLPETQEIRDGDWKVAEAPAALQDRRVEMTGPATPAKMAINALNSGAKVWLADLEDASTPTWPNVIDAILNLRDAAQGTLSYTSPEGKEYRLRTDAPLAVVVARPRGWHMEENHLLIDGEPAVGALVDFGLHFFHIAKQLLLNGQGPYYYLPKMESHLEARLWNDVFVFAQDFLGIPQGSVRATVLIETIPAAFEMDEILYELRDHASGLNAGRWDYLFSIIKYFRDAGEEFVLPDRATVAMTAPFMRAYTELLVKTCHKRGAFAMGGMAAVIPNRKQPDVTAAAFDKVRADKTREANDGFDGSWVAHPDLVPTCREVFDSVLGDRPNQLDKQRPEVNVTAEQLIDVASAGGTVTEAGLRLNLYVAVAYTGVWISGSGAVAIHNLMEDAATAEISRSQVWQQIRNKSVLADTGNTVTRELVTRILGEETERLRIEFGDENFTKYYEPASKLIEDICLSDDYTDFLTTPAYELVG, encoded by the coding sequence ATGGCTATCACAGTCACCGATCCCCGGCCGATCGATCGCGCCGAGGAAATCCTTACCCCCAAGGCACTGGCCTTCATCGAGGAACTGCACAAGCGCTTCGCCGGTACCCGCAACGAGCTCCTTGAGGCCCGGCAGGTCAAGCGCCAGAAGGTTGCCGACACCAGCCGGCTGGACTTCCTCCCGGAGACCCAGGAAATTCGCGACGGCGACTGGAAGGTCGCCGAGGCACCGGCAGCTTTGCAGGACCGCCGCGTCGAGATGACCGGCCCGGCAACCCCGGCCAAGATGGCCATCAACGCCCTGAACTCCGGCGCCAAGGTGTGGCTCGCGGACCTCGAAGACGCCAGCACTCCCACCTGGCCCAACGTCATCGACGCCATCCTGAACCTTCGCGACGCCGCCCAGGGAACCCTGAGCTACACCTCGCCCGAAGGCAAGGAATACCGCCTCCGCACCGACGCTCCCCTGGCCGTTGTTGTGGCCCGCCCGCGCGGCTGGCACATGGAGGAGAACCACCTGCTGATCGACGGCGAACCCGCCGTGGGTGCGCTGGTGGACTTCGGCCTGCACTTCTTCCACATCGCCAAGCAGCTTCTCCTCAACGGCCAGGGCCCGTACTACTACCTGCCCAAGATGGAGAGCCACCTGGAAGCCCGCCTCTGGAACGACGTCTTCGTGTTCGCACAGGACTTCCTGGGCATCCCGCAAGGCAGCGTCCGCGCCACCGTGCTCATCGAAACCATCCCGGCAGCGTTCGAAATGGACGAGATCCTCTACGAACTCCGCGACCACGCCTCGGGCCTGAACGCCGGGCGCTGGGACTACCTCTTCAGCATCATCAAGTACTTCCGTGATGCCGGTGAAGAGTTCGTCCTCCCGGACCGCGCCACTGTTGCCATGACGGCACCGTTCATGCGGGCCTACACCGAACTGCTGGTCAAGACCTGCCACAAGCGCGGCGCCTTCGCCATGGGTGGCATGGCCGCCGTCATCCCCAACCGCAAGCAGCCGGACGTCACCGCCGCCGCCTTCGACAAGGTCCGTGCCGACAAGACCCGCGAAGCAAACGACGGCTTCGACGGCTCCTGGGTTGCCCACCCGGACCTGGTCCCCACCTGCCGCGAAGTCTTTGACTCCGTGCTCGGTGACCGTCCCAACCAGCTCGATAAGCAACGCCCCGAGGTGAACGTCACGGCCGAGCAGCTCATCGACGTCGCCTCCGCCGGCGGTACCGTGACGGAGGCCGGCCTTCGGCTGAACCTGTACGTCGCCGTCGCCTACACGGGCGTCTGGATCTCTGGCAGCGGCGCAGTTGCCATCCACAACCTCATGGAAGATGCAGCGACAGCGGAAATCTCCCGCTCGCAGGTATGGCAGCAGATCCGCAACAAGTCCGTCCTCGCAGACACGGGCAACACTGTGACCCGCGAACTCGTCACCCGCATCCTGGGCGAAGAGACCGAGCGCCTGCGCATCGAGTTCGGCGACGAGAACTTCACAAAGTACTACGAGCCGGCATCCAAGCTGATCGAGGACATCTGTTTGTCCGACGATTACACGGACTTCCTCACCACTCCCGCGTACGAGCTGGTGGGCTGA
- a CDS encoding conserved hypothetical protein (identified by similarity to GB:CAB95299.1) produces the protein MGSFSASDLAHIESQLEATDQLLDRNYPGDDGSRQPIHTVYIPADRFTSTFVADWSKQALATAEAHGGLEKLGQLLGQEPHLAAAVAERVAAKLAAEPIEDLRLDFEDGYGDRGDEAEDADAVAAAKAVAAAVAAGTAPPFIGIRFKCFEAPTRARGVKTLDLFVSTLAEAGELPSGLILTLPKVTTVAQVQAMDFAVSRLEEVHGLPAGRLRFEVQVETPQLIIGADGTSPVAQLPHVVPGRISALHYGTYDYSASLGISAEYQSMEHPVADFAKEVMQLAVAGTGIRLSDGSTNIIPVGDAVEDAWKLHGRLVRRSLENGYYQGWDLHAAQLPSRFSASYAFYREGLPAAALRLRNYVERTEGGVMDEPATARALAGFVLRGVQCGAVGTDEVKALAGVELSQLTALAHPRLAQPTSH, from the coding sequence ATGGGCTCCTTCTCTGCATCCGATCTGGCCCACATCGAGTCCCAGCTCGAGGCGACGGACCAGTTGCTTGACCGCAACTACCCGGGCGACGACGGCTCACGCCAGCCCATCCACACCGTCTACATCCCGGCCGACCGCTTCACGTCCACCTTTGTGGCTGATTGGAGCAAACAGGCACTGGCGACGGCGGAAGCTCACGGCGGTCTGGAAAAGCTGGGTCAGCTTTTGGGCCAGGAGCCCCATCTGGCTGCCGCTGTTGCGGAGCGCGTCGCCGCGAAGCTCGCTGCCGAGCCCATCGAGGACCTCCGTTTGGACTTTGAAGACGGCTACGGCGACCGCGGCGATGAGGCAGAAGACGCCGACGCCGTTGCTGCCGCCAAGGCTGTTGCCGCCGCGGTTGCGGCCGGAACAGCTCCGCCGTTCATCGGCATCCGCTTCAAGTGCTTCGAAGCGCCCACCAGGGCCCGCGGGGTGAAGACGCTGGACCTGTTCGTCTCCACATTGGCTGAGGCAGGCGAACTGCCTTCCGGTTTGATCCTCACCCTGCCCAAGGTCACCACGGTGGCACAGGTCCAGGCGATGGACTTCGCGGTGTCCCGCCTTGAAGAAGTCCACGGGCTTCCCGCTGGCCGGCTCCGCTTTGAGGTGCAGGTGGAGACGCCGCAGCTCATCATCGGTGCTGACGGAACCTCGCCTGTGGCGCAGCTCCCCCACGTCGTTCCGGGCCGCATCAGCGCCCTGCACTACGGGACCTACGACTACAGCGCTTCACTGGGAATCTCCGCGGAATACCAGTCCATGGAGCACCCGGTGGCCGACTTCGCCAAGGAAGTCATGCAACTCGCCGTCGCCGGCACGGGCATCCGCCTCTCCGACGGTTCCACCAACATCATCCCCGTGGGCGATGCCGTGGAAGATGCCTGGAAACTCCACGGCCGGTTGGTTCGTCGCTCCCTGGAAAACGGCTACTACCAGGGTTGGGATCTGCACGCCGCCCAACTGCCCAGCCGTTTCTCGGCGTCGTACGCTTTCTACCGCGAAGGCCTCCCTGCCGCGGCCCTGCGCCTCCGCAACTACGTGGAGCGCACCGAAGGCGGCGTCATGGATGAGCCCGCCACCGCCCGCGCCCTGGCCGGCTTCGTCCTCCGCGGCGTCCAGTGCGGCGCAGTGGGGACCGACGAGGTCAAGGCGCTTGCCGGCGTCGAACTTTCACAGCTGACCGCACTGGCGCACCCGCGGCTCGCGCAACCAACTTCGCACTGA
- a CDS encoding putative cupin domain protein (identified by match to protein family HMM PF05899; match to protein family HMM PF07883), whose product MGKYYYPQGGLPPQTQLTTERAIVTEAYTVIPKGVMTDIVTSNLPGFSNTRSWIIARPISGFATTFSQLIVEIAPGGGAPKAEFEAGVEGVIFVTKGQVNLTLDGELHHLEEGGYAYLAAGAEWGLENVSDDIVSFHWIRKAYERLEGFEAKSFVTNEKDVEPTSMPDTDDVWKTTRFTDSSDLAHDMQVNIVTFQPGGVIPFPETHVMEHGLYVLEGKAMYLLNNDWVEVEAGDFMWLRAFCPQACYAGGPGEFRYLLYKDMNRQVKLT is encoded by the coding sequence ATGGGCAAGTACTACTACCCGCAGGGCGGTCTGCCGCCGCAGACCCAACTGACCACCGAACGGGCAATCGTCACCGAGGCGTACACGGTGATCCCCAAGGGCGTCATGACGGACATCGTCACCAGCAACCTGCCGGGGTTCTCCAACACCCGTTCGTGGATCATCGCGCGGCCGATCTCCGGCTTCGCCACCACGTTCTCCCAGCTGATCGTCGAAATCGCCCCGGGCGGCGGGGCTCCCAAGGCCGAGTTCGAGGCCGGCGTTGAAGGCGTCATCTTCGTCACCAAGGGCCAGGTCAACCTGACCCTCGACGGCGAACTGCACCACCTCGAAGAGGGCGGCTACGCCTATCTCGCTGCCGGCGCTGAGTGGGGCCTGGAGAACGTCTCCGACGACATCGTCTCCTTCCACTGGATCCGCAAGGCCTACGAGCGCCTTGAGGGCTTCGAGGCCAAGTCCTTCGTCACCAACGAGAAGGACGTGGAGCCCACCTCCATGCCGGACACGGACGACGTCTGGAAGACCACCCGTTTCACGGACTCCAGCGACCTCGCCCACGATATGCAGGTCAACATCGTCACTTTCCAGCCCGGTGGTGTGATCCCCTTCCCGGAGACCCACGTCATGGAGCATGGCCTGTACGTCCTGGAAGGCAAGGCCATGTACTTGCTCAACAACGACTGGGTTGAGGTGGAGGCCGGCGACTTCATGTGGCTGCGCGCGTTCTGCCCGCAGGCTTGCTACGCCGGTGGTCCGGGCGAGTTCCGCTACCTGCTGTACAAGGACATGAACCGCCAGGTGAAGCTCACCTGA
- a CDS encoding hypothetical protein (identified by Glimmer2; putative) translates to MGENNKLGEQSTPRPARKPAAVVVPLLGLIAVIVGLIVAWTNQSTSFGWFAYAPLSDTVFVGNGGAMVSQGTQLGLVVTVFGLLVLAFWAGLAIGRRR, encoded by the coding sequence ATGGGGGAAAACAACAAACTTGGGGAACAGAGCACACCGCGGCCTGCCCGCAAACCGGCAGCCGTCGTCGTGCCTTTGCTGGGGCTGATCGCTGTGATCGTGGGGCTGATCGTGGCGTGGACCAACCAAAGCACCAGCTTCGGCTGGTTCGCCTACGCACCGTTGAGTGACACTGTCTTCGTCGGGAACGGTGGAGCCATGGTCAGCCAAGGCACACAGCTCGGGCTCGTCGTGACAGTTTTTGGCCTGCTTGTCCTCGCGTTCTGGGCGGGGCTCGCTATCGGCCGCCGCCGCTGA
- a CDS encoding putative protein of unknown function (DUF664) (identified by match to protein family HMM PF04978) yields the protein MVHCRIRPGAATSEIAGMLRQRWSSSDWLARFPRTRRPDLFGRVLTMDEKATLLTYLRLRRTDLLGKLDGLSEYDARRPMTPTGTNLLGLVKHVASVELGYFGETFGRPSGRELQWFADDAAPDSDMWVPATESREEILELHHFSAKHSDQTIESLPLDAPGVVPWWSDEKKNVTLHQILVHMCVETSRHAGHADIIRELIDDNIGQRPGDPNIPGRSTEEWAAHRARIEQAALQAGESSA from the coding sequence ATGGTTCACTGTCGCATTCGACCCGGGGCAGCGACAAGCGAAATCGCGGGAATGCTGCGACAACGCTGGAGCTCATCGGACTGGTTGGCACGTTTCCCGCGAACCCGGCGCCCGGACCTCTTCGGTAGAGTCCTGACCATGGATGAAAAAGCGACGCTGCTCACATATTTGCGCCTCCGTAGGACCGATCTGCTCGGGAAACTGGATGGGCTGAGCGAATACGATGCCCGCCGGCCCATGACACCCACGGGCACCAATCTGCTGGGCCTCGTGAAGCATGTGGCCAGTGTGGAATTGGGGTATTTCGGTGAGACCTTCGGCCGGCCCAGCGGCAGGGAGCTCCAGTGGTTTGCCGACGATGCAGCACCGGATTCGGACATGTGGGTTCCGGCAACGGAGAGCCGCGAAGAAATCCTGGAGCTTCACCATTTTTCCGCCAAACACAGCGACCAGACCATCGAGTCCCTCCCTTTGGACGCTCCCGGCGTTGTGCCGTGGTGGTCGGATGAGAAGAAGAACGTCACTCTCCACCAGATCCTGGTCCACATGTGCGTGGAAACGTCCAGGCATGCGGGGCACGCGGACATTATTCGCGAACTCATTGACGACAACATTGGGCAGAGACCGGGCGATCCGAACATCCCGGGCCGATCCACGGAAGAATGGGCAGCCCACCGTGCCCGTATTGAGCAGGCGGCGCTGCAGGCAGGCGAAAGCAGCGCCTAA